The genomic stretch actaagaaacaggaagatatgggcCAGTCAAAGAAcacattaaaacttcagagacacagaatttggaacaacttatcaaagaagttcaaacaaatctcctaaataaattcaaggaaatgaaggaaaatatgaaggAAGACactgtgagcataaagaagaatttgaaagtataaacaaaaaaataacagaaattatggggatgaaaggcaaaatagaagagattaaaatttactacaggcatacaatagcagatttgatcaggcagacaaaaaaaataagcaaGCTAGAAGAGAAGACAATAGAATTCTTACAGAgagaaggacagaaaaaatagaaaaaattgagcagggtctcagggatttgagtgatagcacaaagcacacaaacatacatgccatggtgtcccagaaggaaaagagaagggaaaaggggcagaaagaatatttgaggaaataacacctgaaaatttcccaattcttataaaaaaacataaatatacatgtccatgAAGTGTAacatactctaaacagaataaaaccTAATGAATTGCTCCAGGACACATACTAACGAGAATATCAAACACCAAAGttaaaagagaatcctgaaagcagcaagagagaagcaatttatCACATAGAAGTGATCCTCAATAacactaagtgcagatttctcaccagaaatcatagaggcaagaaggcagtggtatatttaaggtactgaaagagaaaaactgcctgtCGAAagttctttatctggcaaaacttccttcaaaaattagggagagttcaaaatattcaccaataaacagaaattgagacaGTTCATTTACAAGATACCtaccttacaagaaatactaaagggagttctgcaggttgaaagaagagaaagtaaagaaatgaaaattattagtaagggtaactaaaggggtaaaaaaaagagacaaaaaaagatttgaccaaaggataaaatcattgaagtaaatactgcctttacagtaataacactaaattttaatggattaaattccccaatcaaaagatacagattgtaAGAAGAGATAAAAAAGCATTATCCAAATTTAGGTTGTTTACAAGAATCTGACCtaagatccaaagacacaaataggttgaaagtaaaaggctggaaaaagatattccatggaaATAGTGACCAgaaaagagttggggtagctatactattatcagacaaaacagactttaaatgcaaaactgtcatCAGAGACAAAGACTctatatatgaataaaaggggcaacccaccaagaagaaacaacaatcataaatatttatgcacctaaccacagcaCCCCAAAATAGATGAGGCAATCACTGGTAGAACTGAAGGgtgaaatagacatctctacagtTATAGTTGGGGACGTCAATACACCACTCACGTCattagatagaacatctagacagaggatcaataaggaaacagagaacttgaatacaatgaactagatctaacagacatatatagaacactgcaccccaaaacagcaggatatacattcttctcaagtgctcatgaatcattctccaggatggatgacatgttgggtcacaaaagaaGTATCAAGAttgtaattattcaaagcacattctctgaccataatggaatgaagctggaaagctataacaggcagaggactggaaaattcacaaatatatggaagttaacacACACCTAAataatcagtaggtcaaagaagacattacaagagaaatcagtaaatatcttgagacaaatgaaaatgacaacacaacatatcaaactgcGAAGGCAATGCAGAGAGGGCAATTTACAGCCCTACACACctaccttaaaaaagaagaaagagttaaattCAAAGACCCAGTTGCATAcctggaagaattagagaaagaacagctaatcccaaagcaaacaggaggAAAGACATTACAAAGCttggaggagaaataaatgaagtgaagaataaaaaatagaaagaatcaacaaaaccaaacattgtttctttgagaatacttagctagactgacaaagaaaaaagagagaagatgcaaataaataaaatcagaaatgagagaagggacattattactgaccccacataaataaaaaggattataagagtaCCCgagaacaactgtataccaacaaactagacaacttagagaaaatggacaaattcctagaaacacatgaacaacctacactgactctaggagaaatagaagacctcaagaaaccaattacAACTAGAGAtcgaatcagtaatcaaaatttgccaacaaagaaaagcccaggaccagatggcttcacaggtgaattctaccaatcattccaagaagaattaataccaatcctgctcaaacttttcccaAAAATCGAAGGCAAGGgaacactaactcattctatgaggccaatatcacactaacatcaaagacagataaagataccacaaggaaagaaaatttcagaccaattCCTCtgatgaatatggatgcaaaaatcctcaataaaatacttgcaaattgaattcaagagcacatTAAGagagttatacaccatgatcaagtggattttatcccaggtatgcgaGGCTGGtttaatgtaagaaaaaaatttaatgtaatacaacactttaacaaaatgaaggggaacagaccacacaatcatctcaattgatacagaaaaagcatttgacaaaatccagcatcttttcttgataagaATACTTCAAAACTAGGAATAAAGGGAAACTTCCTGAACAAGATAAAGCGCACATATATCAAatccacagataacatcatactcattggcgaaagactgaaagctttccctctaagatctggaacatgacaaggattctcactgtcaccactgttatttgacactgtgctggaagttctagccagagctcttaggcaagaaaaacaaatacaggcatccaaattggaaaggaagaataaaactttcactgtttgcagacgatatgaccttgtatttggaaaatcctgaaaaatctgcaacaaagttactagagctaataaatgagttcagcaaagtgaagGGATAttaaatcaacatgcaaaaatcaataatgtttctatacactagtaacaaGCAATCTtacaaagaaatcaagaaaaaaatcccatttataacagcaaccaaaagaatcaaatatcctgCAATACAatttaccaaggatgtaaaggacttcttcccagagaactacaaaacattgctaaaagaaatcaaagaagatctaaataaatggaaggacattcagtgttcatggagtggaagactaagtatcattaagatgtcaattctacccaaattgatatacagattcaacacaatcccaatcaatattccaacagcctactttgcagaaacggaaaagctaattataaaatttatttggaagagtaaggggccccaaacagccaaaaacatcttggaaaagaaaaatgaagttggaggactgatACTTACTTACTTTGGAGcatattacagagctacagtggtcaaaacagcatagtactggcaaaAGGATTGCTATATTGacaaatagaattgaattgagacttCATAAACAGACCCTCACATGTTTGGCCAATTgatgacaaggctgccaagtcaactcaactgggaaagaagtctctcttcaacaaacggtactgggagaactggataatccacaagaaaaaagaatgaaaaaggatgcctatctcacaccatatacataagttaactgaaaatggatcgacgacctaaatataagaaccaggaccataaaactcctagaagaaaacatagggaaggattttcaagatcttgtggtagggaatggtttcttaagactttaaacctaaagcacaagcaacaaaagaaaaaagtagataaatgggacctcttcaaaaattaaaaacttttgtgcaaaggactttgtcatgaaaagTGAAGAAAACCTActtgatgggagaaaatatttggaaaccacaaatctgataagTGTTTATTATCTAGAAGATATAAAGATTTTCTACagcttaacaataaaaagacaaacaaccaaattttaaaaatgggcaaaagccttgaacagacatttccccATAGaagaagtacaaatggctaaaaagtacatgaaaagatggtcaacatcactagctatgtggaaatgcaaatcaaaaccacaatgagatatgactTTAAATCCACTAGACTGgtcacaattaaaaaacaaacaaacaaacagaaatctaCCAGTGTTGTAGAGGCTGTGGagaaaggaacactcattcactgctggtgagaatgtaaaatggtgcagccactgtggaagacagtttggcagttccttgggaaggtaggtatagaattaccacatgatccagcaatcctgctattaggtatataccagaagaattgaaaacagggacttgaacagatatttgcacaccaatgttcattgcagcattattcacaattgccaaaagacggaagcaacccaaatgtccgtcTACTGaagaatggatacacaaaatgtggtatatacatacaatggagtattattcaactacaagaaggaatgaagtcctaatgcatCAACAACATGGATGccccttgaggacattatgttgagtgaaataagtcagataccaAAGGGCAactattgtatgatatcactgacatgatctaattataataagcaaactcaaagatatAAAATCTAGTTACAGGTAACCAGTAGACAGAGTggagttagagaatggggagttgatgcttgacatgcacagaatttctatttaggttgatgataaaagtttagaaatggatggtgacaatggtagcacaatacacAATACTGTGATTGTaatgaacagcactgaactatagagGTTAGtgaggttaaaaggggaaactttaggacatatgtattactagaataaaaattaaaagataaaatatagaactttaaaatacagtgaaccctattgtagacaatggactataatcttataatacaagtataagaatgttctttcatgaattataagaaatgtatgatactaatacaagggTGGTATTAAtactagggtggtatatggggaaaaaataaacctaatgtaaattaCAGGTGATAGATGATAATAcgattttaatagtctttcatcaaatgtaacaaaggtaactactcctaaaaaaaaagtacaattattaaCAAGTACagtcatcaattgcaacaaatgtttcacaccaacgCAAGGTAGTAGTCGTGGTATgttgtatgggaatcctgtattttatgcatgactattctgtaaacccacaatttctcaaacaaaaaaaatgtaatttttttaaaaaaaaaagaaggaatagtGTGACTACAAATTCTTAATGAaaggagcaagatggcagaataagaTGCTCTAGGCTAATGACCCAAAAGAACAGGGACAGTGAATGCCACttcattgctcaaatgtggccctcttttctagctaagccaacttggcaggtgaaatcactgccctcccctctacgtgggatctgacacccaggggagtgaatctccctggcaatgtggaatatgactcccagggaggaatgtagacccggcatcgtgggatggagaacatcttcttgacaaaaagggggatgtgaaaagaaatgaaataagcttcagtggcaaagagattccaaaaggagctgagaggtcactctggtgggcactcttacgtacaatatagacaacccttttcaggttttaatgaattggaatagctagcagtaaatacctaaaactatcaaactacaacccagaacccatgaatcttgaagacaattgtataaaaatgtagcttagaggggtgacaatgtgattgggaaagccacatggaccacactcccctttgtctcatttatggatggatgagtagaaaaatgggggaaggaaaaaaaaaaagggcacccagtgttctttttttactttaattgttctttttcactttaatttttattcttattatttttttgtgtgttgtaatgaaaatgtcaaaaattaattttggtgatgaatgtacaactatataatggtattataaacaaatgaatgtgcactttgttttatatgactgcatggtatgtgaatttatctcaataaaaatgaatttaaaaaattaaaaaagccactcaatttctggtgttttgcctaatggcagcattagcaaaccagaataaaatatttgagaaagaaaagagtgtTTGTTATAAGTATACATACACCCATCAATGTGtctttatttaaattcaattaatttatatataatgcaTTCACTCTAGAGGAAAATACACCTTGGCAccttagcaattaaaaaaaaaaaaaaagaacagggacGAGAAAAGGtggtatttttgaggaactaAGAGCAGAACAGTGTTTTACAGTGGGGAGGTTGAGGAGGACAGCGGCATGAGATGGGTGGAGAGGGAGGCAAGGGACCAGGGAGGAAGTAGGTTGTTACTCTTAATAAAATGGGATTGATTTTAAGCACAGCAACATCAtttggtttacatttttaaaggatcactCTGAATGCTGGGTAGAAAATGAGCTGGAACGGGGCAAAGTGGAAGatatttgatgatgatgatggttatGTTGCTAATGTTTTGAGAactcactatgtgccagacataaCTGTAAGCATTTCACACTTGTAAACTCAATTAATTCTCACTATCAAGAAggggctattattattattctccttttcagatgagcaaactgaggttAACCAACTTGCCCAAAGGGATAGGACAAGTAAGTGATTTCAGAATGGCTCCAGATCGATACTCTTAACCACCATACTATTACTTGTTGAGAACTTAATGATCTGGTGAGCCAAGAAAAGTACCAAACTTGAAAATATAACACTGACCTTTAATGTTTTATGCATGTGTATAGAGCAGAGATTCTtaaccatttttatatcttcaacCGTATCTCCCCCAGCCCTaagaatctgatgaaagctatGGTACTCTCCCTAGTAACTCTCAGtttcacaaaattaaaattactttataaTTGTAATTAAACTTGAACAGCTTAAAAGTATATAATGAATGGCTTATATTCAGCTCTAATTATAATTTCTAATCTTCTAAGCCTGGAATAGACTATTTGATAGTTGAACAAAAGTGGCAACAGACAAATAGTTACATCTGCTTCAGGAGTATTAGCTTtatagaatgtttttattttataggcAAGGGGGTAAGGAAGTTCAATTTGGCCTTATCAAAGTATTGTCGGTGAACATtatacacacccacacaaaaTGTttcaaatgcaattaaaaaacacatataaataagcatataaaatatggaaaatatacaattaaaagtaaaaaagtaaaaaatcaaaaccaactTACTTAATTATAAACTTCCAAGTATTGGCATGAAATGCATGGTCCATACTGGAAATAACACAGCAGAtatccagcaatgaatgaatcaCTACAAAGAAAGATAACAGAACTCTTAGGACATTCAAATGACTCAAAAAGTTCTTGAGCACTGTAGCTTGCTCTTAGCTTGCTGCTCATGAAAACTCAAAGACCACCACCAGGTAAATGAGCCAGAGCTAGTCCACTCAACTGTAACACCACACACAGCTGGCCCAGTATTTCTACCTCTGCCAACAGTCAGCCACTTGCCAAATGTGTGAGTAAGATCACTGATCACAAACACAACTGGAGCCAACTATACCACGGAGAGCAGAGACAGCTAAACTGTTGACACACAGaaccatgaacaaataaaattatgGTGTTTTAGTCAACAAATTTGGGGCTGGTTTGTTACAGAGGAAAATGTACCTGATACACTGTACAAAACCAACTTACACTGTTTATACCCAAATTATAAATGCAATCTTTTCCCTTAAACTTTTGAGAACTGTTTTTCACACTCTTTTAACAATCCATTAGTGAGTGATAAAATCAATGTAGTAGGTTACaaccagtaatttttaaaaaatgaaataaaatacaatagtgTGCATCATATGTAAAAGGGCATTATTTCATgtatattaattaaatatttatgtggATGTTTACATACACACTTTAAACAcacatttatacatatttatatgtattctGGGTAGtaatattaaatgtattttttattatgggttaagattttaaaaatctgaaagctACTACCTTAGAATATGGACTATTGAGAAGATACAAAATAGCatacatttattttgttaatagTTGTGGGGGAACTACCTATGAATGTTAACTGAATATACAAATCAATGTTAAGGCATCAAAAATCAGTTTCAcaaattccaaaatttaaaagactgtttCCAGTaggatttaaattttttgtaCTCATAATGAGTGACTAAGACATCAAGAATCATTAGAAACAGTGCAGGACTCAATAATTTGACACAGAGTTTCTATAATGTTATTGACAATGGGCATCATATCTTAAACAGGTTAAGATTTCTTCACTTACCTATTaccatatccaaaatattatcattctcATCCACCAAAGGGTCCAGGCAAACCatatccagcaattccattagtTGCTTTTGAAGAGAATAGGCTTCCTTGAAAAGAGCCTGGAGAAGGTCTGAAACCAGATGTAAACGCCCAGAATAGACAGATTCACTGTTctagtcaaaaataaataaaaatgagagaaaaagcaaattataaaatGCTCAAGAGCCAAATTTTCTTTAACTCATACTATCAGAGATCTTAAATTCAATGCTTTTTATTGAATCATGTATTCAATCACTAAATGTTTAGTGACTACCCATTATGTAAagggcacttgaaaagatgcaGGTGTGTATAAAATATAACTTCTGACTTCTGTGATCTTGCAAATACAGAACTAAAAGGGAGATAAGTAACATTAGGTTGGTTGCATGACATTTTAGCACCGTCTCTCCAAAGAGAAGCATAAATTAACTGGTGATTTCTATTCACCCAAGAAACAGCAATGTCAAAACTGCCTGTAACCTACAAATCCTAGGCCAGCTTTTGTGCCTTAAAGCTGCCTCAGGAAGGATGGACAAGTGTTAACTTCCCTTCACAGGCACCAAATCATTAATGAACTCATCTGATCCACCAATGCCATATGACAAAACTATTTCAGGATCCCTGTGACTCAATACAAATTCATATCATCTCTTTCTTTATAGAGGGGAAATAAGAttttcacaaaaacaaaacaaaacaaatctccaCTTTTTATGACATTCCTATCCCCGcttattttcaaacaaatatttatatacatcGTCTTTGTTCTACGTAAAAGTTATATTCCAATAATACagattaaaatgtaaaatcttaTATACAAACAATTTTGCTTGGCCGCTTTACAATGGATTCTAGACCTTTTAAAATGTACTTGGACCCACTACTCACCTTACAATGTACAAATGTACTTTTAATTACATGAAGGACTGAGGAAGGGAGACTGTGAATATTTTCTAGAATGATAGATTCCTGTGTGGCGCAGATATGCTGAACACATCCTGTAAGAGCTCCTAAGACCTGCACCATTGTCTGGAAATAAGGAAAGAAGTTTCAAACAAGAACATATTCTTTGTGTACCTAAAAGGTGCTAGACATTACAAAGGGTGCTAGGGATACAGCAATAAACAAAACAcactctatttctccttttatagAGTTTCAGTCTATCAGAACTATAAATATTGGGACAACTGGCTAGCCATTtggtaaaataagaaaaaaaaaaaaagttggaatcCTTACCCACACACCAAAGCACATGGTAGGTGTTCTGCACATGTGCTTTGAAAAGACATGTAGGACATCTTTTCTTGATTACTTGTCTTCTCGTAAGAgcacaaaattatataaaacatctGGAATGGTTTCTATATTCCTATCTTTAATTCTACCATTATAATTCCAGCATTAGACTATTTACATAAAGGATACATGGCTAATTAATATCAGTATAAAAATTCACACTTTCTTTTaagctccctccctctctccaatACATTTgacttacttttaaaatattccttaGCGTACTCTGGATTTCTGAATTTTGGCTGGATAGTTCTCTTGCTTGACTGGTTAATTCATACATCATGCCATCAAATAATTCCACAGTCTGAGAGAACAAAGTAAGTTATAAAAGGAATAACAGAAAAGATATATCTTTAAAGAAAATCTATAATAGGATAACTTTATTTTGCATTGGTAACATCCATGAGATACTGTCTAGTTTAACtgtacttaaaaatataaatatggataTAAGTATTCCCACAccacaatttcttaaaaatagaaagcctcagacagaaattaatttatttttccatttctgtctatggtttgaatctatttaacaatatcaataaaaaatcaaagttcATTTTGGAGACTACAACAAATCTAAGTACTGCTCTCTGCACAATAAATGACGATTATCTTGACCAAACAAGATTTACACATGGGGATTTACACGGGTATTTTCTGGTAGTGATAATGAATTTTGTGCTGAATCACCTGTTCACTTATATTCTAACCAATTTTCCCTTTTTGACCAAGATATCCTTCCTGGGTTAGAGGTACATTACATAGCCTCAGAACTATGTTTTTGTGTGTGAAGTTAGCCACCCTAATATCTTAATACTCAGATCTTTCTAAACAAATTAAACGGCTTAAACACTGCAAAGAATAACAACAGTTAACAATACAACGTAACTAAAGAGGATATTATTTCCCTGTTTCCATCTACATAATATATGGACCTTTTTCTGAGGGTC from Choloepus didactylus isolate mChoDid1 chromosome 2, mChoDid1.pri, whole genome shotgun sequence encodes the following:
- the C2H1orf112 gene encoding uncharacterized protein C1orf112 homolog isoform X4; translation: MSQGRAAPANEVSLEELSSWPEELCRQELPSVLPRLLSMYQHSDSWIEHMRILKIIVEMFLPHMNYLTLEQTFFSKVLPKTVELFDGMMYELTSQARELSSQNSEIQSTLRNILKTMVQVLGALTGCVQHICATQESIILENIHSLPSSVLHVIKSTFVHCKFQTFSRLFSRKPILFKSN